CCCGAGCCTGGAGGCTGCCGGGTGTCCTCTGCCTCGCGCCCCGGTCGAACCGAGGTCAAGATCCTGCGGAACCGGGGTGCAACGGGCACGAGGCACTCCGTTCACCCCGTCCACCCCGGAGGGAGATCACCCCTTGGTCAGGCCACCCGCCGGTATTGAGCGGCTTGGACAATCCCAAGGAGGTCGGAGACGACGACCGTGTACCGGGCCTTCATCGGCATGGACGTGCACACATTCTACGCCAGTACTCGCACAAGTAGTCGCTGCCGTCCCTGACGAAGGTCGTCTTCGCCGAAGAGACCGCCCTTTCAGCTCCAGAAGGCACTTGCCTCGAAGTACGATCGTCCACCCAGTGGTAATTTAGCCGCGCTCCTCGGATCCAGGCAGCTCGGTGGCAACAGTGGATAGCGCGCGACCTTTGTGCAAATCAACTTCTGGAAACAACCAGAGGGCCCCTAAGAGTAAGACCGCCAAGCCAGCATGGGTGGCGTCATTTGTGTCGCCTACATTGAAGAGGACTGACATGAGCACGATCCATAAAACTGGCAACACAATCAAGCGAGTCAGCTGCGTACGTTTGTCCAGCGAAGCGAGGTGTCGGGCCCGCGTGCAGCCCAGCACCATTACGCAAAACAGCAGTCCCAACCAAATGTCGTATGCAGCAGATTCCCAGAAAGGAACGGAATGCCGGTCAGCAAGCCACTCGCTGTGCCACTCTGTCGGACTGGCGCCTGATGGCGTACCCATCAACCAGACCCACAAGCCCCACCTATCGAAGGTTAAGAAGTATACGGCAAGCGAACTAAAGACGATTTCAACGAAGATGAAGACTATCCAAGCAAACCTCTGTTGCTGTCCCCCGTACGAGCCCTGCATTCGATCAGTTCGTACCATTATGTTCCAAATCTAACCGTGATGCGGCCTCATCACTTGTCCCTCTGTGCCGGTTATCCCTGCAGCTTGGAATATCACCTACACAATCATAGGGAGTGGGATATGGTTCAGGTTTTCCATGTCGATAGCCAAATAAGTGTATCAACTCATGAAGGATGATGCAGTGCAACGAGGGGCATTTGGAAGTCCAAGCATCGTCACAAATGACAACTGTGGTGCGATCTTTAATGTAGGCGCACCCACCGTTGCATCGTGGATCCCCCCAGTTTTGGCAGTGAAGTGTAACCACGGTCGACGAACTGTTGGAGCAGAGGGCAGCAATTTGATCATATGCGCCAAGCTTGTACGGTTCTGCGCACACGACCTTGCCCAGGCACTTCTCTAGCAGAGATACGCGAGGGCACAAGGCAGTTTTGAAACTATCGCAAATTTGATATCGCATTGCTTTTGTGCAATTGATCGTGGCAAATGGCAAGGCGCAAGTGCCTGTTGGGTCAGTGCTGGTCGAAGGAGATGATCCGGAGTAAGAATATGGCCTTTCGACTGGCCACAACAGATCGACCGTCAGCCACTTGCCCACGCTCTGACGGTAGTGCCTCGCCCTGACGTACGTCCGTCGGCTCGAGTCCTTGTAATAGCCCAAAGTGCCGACGAATTGGAACGGCGTCGCGCTCGACCCGGTCCGGACCTCTCCGTACGGCCAGTACTCCCAGGAGTCGGTCACGGACTGGGAGTTGTCCAGCAGAGCCACGGTCGAGCCCAAGGGGTCGGGAACGTAGTCCTTCCGGATGCCCAAGCGCACCTCGGAGACCACCTCCCCCTCCACCACCGTGTATCGGGCCTTCATTGCCATCGGGATGCTCCGCTCATTGTATCACAGCATTCAGTTCGGCGTCTGAAGCAGCGGGAGGTAAAAGACAGATTGGCGACTTGCCACCGGAAGAAGTAATGGCCGCTCTGGTGCTACGGATCGAAGCGCATGAGGCGGAAGACCGGTATCTTCGCGATCGCCTCTCAGGAGGAATCAGCACGCCTTGCAGTGACCCCGAGCTCCCTCAAAAGCCTCGCTCCCGCAGCCCGCTGGGGAGCACCCACCCGTTTTCTCTGAACAGCCTCCTGACGGCGTCGACCTCCAGGTCCCGCTCGGCCGGCAGCCGCTTCAGGGCCTCGCTCTCGGCCTCCAGTTCGCGCAGGCGCCTGACGTCCTGCGTCTCGAGCCCCGAGTACTTGCGCCTCCAGACGTAGAAGGTGTTCGGGCTCACGCCGTGCTCCCGGCACAGCTCCGCCTGGGTCTTGCGGCCCTCGGCCGCCTCTTGAAGGATCCTGACGGTCTGCTCTTCCGTGTACTTGCTCTTCTTCATCGCGAGTCCTCCCCGCCATCTTCAAGGGACGGGACGGACTACTCTTGTGGCGTCTTCATTTCCGGGGGGCAGACCACCTCATTCCGGGGGGCAGGTCACTAGGAGCCAGTAGCGCTCAGATTCTACAATGATCGTTGCGCTTGCGAAAGAGAAATCTGCGCACCAAGACTACCCATGCGAAGTGGAAGATATACTGAGCGCATCCATCGTGCGACCGACTCTTTTGACATTCTACTGATCGAGACCACACTCGGAGCATAAACGTCGAAGTAGAAACCCACAGAGTCATTCGCGTCTTCCAGATCCATGAAGATCGCGGAGAAAAGACAGATGTCTGGAGAAACGCTGGAGACTTTGATTACTCCACTGTTCTCTAAGTTATGTAAGCGCTGGACTCCGAACTGAAGCTCCGCATCGTTCTTTCCTTTCGACGCCTCGAGCAAGAGTGTCCTCCAAAAATCTATGGCTTGTGATTCCGATGCGCACAAAAAGTTAAACGTGGCAATAGGACGCTCACTATCTTGAGGGGTTAAGAGCCTTGCCACGATTTCATGCAAGACGTGGTGTCCGCAAGCGTCGTTCATCACCTCTGGAACGACGACTGCGGAGAGCGAAACGCACTCTCTCGCCATCCGGACGAGCATAGTGAAGTCCGACCGGTCGCACCGGATTTCGGAGCCAGCAGCTTCTATCCCGAACGCCACTTGAAGCCTACCAAGCACGTGATTGCGATCCGACTTGGAATGTTCCGCTAGGCGCCTTTCGAAGGCCGACCGGATATGGCTCTGGAGTTCTGCGCTGCAAGGGCGCTTCATCCTGAAGACAGGGCTGAGCGAAGCTAGTAGGCTCTCCCTGCTAGCGTGACGCACGCCGCCTTGGCGGAAGATGTCGTCGGCTAGATCTTTCAGCGATCCGAACAGCGGGTGGCCGCGTTTATCTTGAAACGCCAGTAATGCCGTCAGTGGTTCGCTTGCCTCGAGCGAAGCGTCGTGCCGTTGCTTTGCCATTGCGTCCTCCGTGACGAGCAGGTCGGATAGTATCCGTCCGACGGAGATAATACTCGGCTAGAAGCTGCAGGTCCTGGGTATTGCTAGTCCGATCCGCTAGTTGCCGCTATAGTGGCTATATGAAAGCCGGGCCCTGTGTGGGCCCGGACGGACGTAGGCCAGAACTAGCTACTTGGAGAATGCCTAGTCTGGCTAATCGACCCACTAGTCGTGGATCATCATGATGGTAGGCCACGATTGACGGTTTGTCAAATCTTATAAGGCAAAATGACAATCAATTGGCTGACTGACATCGACGATGAGCCCATCGCTGCCGAAACATGCGTATGGATGTGGCTAACCGATCGGCAAAAATATGAAAGTGCAGCTAGGTTCGAGCTCTTGGCATCACTTTGCGAACAACGCTTGAGGGAAATCGAATCAAACCTCTTGAAGACTCGAGTTCTGGCAATGGCCGACATGGAGACGGCCAGTCACGCGCTCGCCCATTGAGAGCCGAGTACATCATAGAGGCGTCGTAGATCGTCCCGTGACTCCTTTTCCGAGAAATTCCCCTCTACCGGGCGTCTGGTGCCCGAACTGCCACGACTTTAGTCGACCGCATTTGGTCGTTGACAACAAGGATCTTCGCCTGATACTGGCAGGTTCGAGTGCCAGCGGTTTCCGTTCATCAACTAGACGAAGACGGGCGTTTGCGGCCACGGTTACTAATAGCTAGGATGGCAGGACAGGTGATGCATCAACCAGATCGATTCGGCTAGAGTGAATACGAAGCACTTGCCGACCAATCGGTGTTCATCTCCGTATCGGGCTGGCTGAGCACGTGGGGTGGTTGAGTGTTGCTGGAGCCTCGACGAGGGATACCACGCAACGTGCTTCATGCCGGACCGAGCACCGTAGCTTCCAGTCTTGAACCGCAAGATTCCGGTTCGAACCGTCGGCGATCCTAAATGCAGCAAGAGCTCTCCGGGCCGCGACATCTCTGGCTTCCCAGTTCGTGGCTTCAAGCGTTCATAATGCGGACATGGAAGACCCCGAGGCCGCTCGACAACCGACGGAGGAACAGATGCTCGAGGCACTAGCGACAGCGTCCGAGGAACTGCTCAAGGATGCAAATGCATGGTTCGGCAAGAGCGACGTGCTCCGCCGCGCCGGAGATATTCTCGATGAGGCATACAAGGCCGCTGTTAGGCATGTCATCCACCTCTCTACTGCTGCCGCCGCAGGCACCGATGTGAGTCGCGATCTTCCGGGAGCGCAAAAGGACACGAATCTGCACGCGGTAAGTCAGATGCTCTACCAGCTGAGCATGGAGAACGCCTTGAAAGGGATCGCGGTAAAGCAGGGAAAGGAGCCGCTAAGATCGCACGATCTCGTGGAGTTGGCAAAGGCAGCCGGGATAGTCCTAGAAGCCGGTGAGGAGAGCAAGCTGAAAGTACTCAACCGGATGAATGAGCTCGGTCGATATCGCGTCGGGGGGTCAGAGAAGAAGGGGTACACACACGGGACAGTCGGCTTCAACAACATGGACAAGCTCTACGAGTCGATCTGGAACAAGATCCGAAAGGCTGCTCAGTAGGTACGATCAACCATATGGCTCGATGCACAGCACCCAGACAGGGTCACCGAACAGCGAGCGGCGCAGCGAACTGCCCAGTATGCGGCAGCCGCTATGGACGCTACGGCGGTTTTGGCGGCTACGGTAGCGGTAGCAGCTACGGATCGAGCTCGTACCCATCCTCCTCATCGTCGGTGAGTAGCGGAGCGGGCCGTAGCAGCGGCGGCGGATCCAGCCGTAGCACAAGACCACGATGGTCGCGAGCCGGTTCCTCTCAGTTGTACACGCCTGGCGAGGTGCAAGCGCTCACGCCGATCCGCAACAGTGTAGAGAACCTAGCGAAGCAACCTGATCTTCGGGACGTTTTCCTCTGCCACGCGTGGGACGACCGGAAGGCGGCTGCAAAGGAGCTACACGATCTGCTCGAGTCGCTTGGTGTCCGGGTCTGGTTCAGCGAGAAGGACGTTGGTCTCGGCGTACCGTTGCTTCGCGCCATCGACAAGGGCTTGGCGAACTCGCGAATTGGGATCGTACTCGTTACCCCCGCGCTGCTGAGTCGCCTCCTGAAAGAGACCATCGTCGACAAAGAACTTTCGGCGCTCTTGGCGGGCAATAGACTCGTTCCAATCGTGCACGAAACGACGTATGATGCTCTCCGCGAAGTGAGCCCCTTGCTGGCGTCCCGAACCGGCTTGGATACTGCCGAAGAGACGATGGCAGACGTCGCGGCCAAGATCGCCGAGCTGGTCGCCCTCTAGCTCTGTCCCGACGAGTGACTGGGGCAAATGGCGACCCGTCGTCGCTAGATGGTGGTCCCCGACACGACAAGGGTCAGACATTTCAGCTTTAACAGATTCACAAAGTCCGGAACAGAATTGAGAGCGTCAAGATCGGGCCTGGTCACGACAATGATTCTGATTTTGTCGATCAATGCAGTGGCAGTCTCAAAGCGGGCCTGCGTCAGACCG
The Armatimonadota bacterium DNA segment above includes these coding regions:
- a CDS encoding transposase: MKKSKYTEEQTVRILQEAAEGRKTQAELCREHGVSPNTFYVWRRKYSGLETQDVRRLRELEAESEALKRLPAERDLEVDAVRRLFRENGWVLPSGLRERGF
- a CDS encoding HEPN domain-containing protein codes for the protein MEDPEAARQPTEEQMLEALATASEELLKDANAWFGKSDVLRRAGDILDEAYKAAVRHVIHLSTAAAAGTDVSRDLPGAQKDTNLHAVSQMLYQLSMENALKGIAVKQGKEPLRSHDLVELAKAAGIVLEAGEESKLKVLNRMNELGRYRVGGSEKKGYTHGTVGFNNMDKLYESIWNKIRKAAQ
- a CDS encoding toll/interleukin-1 receptor domain-containing protein, producing the protein MARCTAPRQGHRTASGAANCPVCGSRYGRYGGFGGYGSGSSYGSSSYPSSSSSVSSGAGRSSGGGSSRSTRPRWSRAGSSQLYTPGEVQALTPIRNSVENLAKQPDLRDVFLCHAWDDRKAAAKELHDLLESLGVRVWFSEKDVGLGVPLLRAIDKGLANSRIGIVLVTPALLSRLLKETIVDKELSALLAGNRLVPIVHETTYDALREVSPLLASRTGLDTAEETMADVAAKIAELVAL